Proteins encoded by one window of Leptospira barantonii:
- a CDS encoding Lsa36 family surface (lipo)protein yields the protein MNTCRNLIVGRILPILILSIAGLTVPAGSLTAQVTCTGQACAIIPSSISTQFNGLENEIRTKYLNEVVKSMSDAALLTTINSSMMGPGTINRFQIGAGASAAGVKNQDVQIQYAGVTLPNLPNGGASITPTLMAGVNLGWLLMQGPADQKEKEDDKDAPGRSFLHRINIYVHGFQGKLDQGDLRSLNNQSDQYKFSGVYNSFGATVRFQLIKERYTRLDFFGFTGLSLGIGFHRKTEEMNMGYSPTSIPKIAFGPASGRWDADFALGYRSKSESLPIDIRTGVRLFYFLTVFVGAGMSQNSGNSTLSLAVSGPFALTLDAAAAGLPYDFLKGYSATSTGNLAIRTHGDAKAKDSMNYLIGGVELNLLTFKVLVEGMVSEKIYSANVGVKFAL from the coding sequence ATGAATACCTGCCGCAACTTGATTGTAGGAAGAATTCTTCCTATTTTAATACTTTCCATTGCCGGACTGACTGTTCCGGCGGGTTCTTTAACTGCACAAGTCACCTGTACGGGCCAGGCTTGTGCGATCATTCCTTCCAGCATTTCCACCCAGTTCAACGGGTTGGAAAACGAAATTCGAACTAAATACTTAAACGAAGTCGTAAAGTCCATGTCGGACGCGGCTTTGTTGACTACGATCAATTCTTCCATGATGGGTCCGGGAACGATCAATCGTTTCCAGATCGGAGCGGGAGCTTCCGCCGCCGGTGTTAAAAACCAGGACGTTCAAATCCAATACGCCGGCGTAACGCTTCCGAATCTTCCGAACGGAGGAGCTTCGATCACTCCGACTTTGATGGCCGGAGTCAATCTGGGTTGGTTGTTGATGCAAGGACCTGCGGATCAAAAAGAAAAGGAAGACGATAAGGATGCTCCGGGAAGAAGTTTCCTGCATAGAATCAATATCTATGTCCACGGGTTTCAAGGCAAACTCGATCAAGGAGATTTGAGAAGTCTCAATAATCAATCCGATCAGTATAAATTCTCGGGAGTTTATAATTCCTTCGGAGCTACGGTTCGTTTTCAACTGATCAAAGAACGTTATACGCGCTTAGACTTCTTCGGTTTTACCGGACTCAGTTTGGGAATCGGTTTTCATCGTAAGACCGAAGAGATGAACATGGGTTATTCTCCCACTTCGATTCCAAAGATCGCTTTCGGTCCTGCAAGCGGACGTTGGGACGCGGACTTCGCTTTAGGTTACAGATCCAAATCCGAATCCTTACCGATCGACATTCGCACCGGGGTTCGTTTGTTTTATTTTCTCACCGTGTTTGTCGGCGCGGGTATGAGTCAGAATTCCGGTAATTCGACTTTGAGTCTTGCAGTGAGCGGACCCTTCGCACTCACCCTGGACGCGGCCGCCGCAGGGTTGCCTTATGATTTCTTAAAAGGATATTCCGCAACTTCGACTGGAAATCTTGCAATACGCACACACGGTGACGCAAAAGCCAAGGATAGTATGAACTATCTGATCGGTGGGGTTGAGTTGAACCTTCTTACCTTCAAAGTTTTGGTGGAAGGAATGGTTTCCGAAAAGATTTATTCCGCCAACGTCGGCGTTAAGTTCGCGCTCTAA
- a CDS encoding MFS transporter, translated as MNKISFVLFFTVFIDMMGFSVIFPIFPETLKIFLAKSGDPVLDKFTDFTRILMEASSGDWSLFVALFGGIVASLYSLLQFAFAPIWGRISDRVGRKPVLVFTSLGSFFGYAVWLFSGSFSLFVFSRVITGMMGGNISVASAAMADITSEKDRAKGMGLIGAGVGLGFIAGPPTGGLFAKADLSFLELAFPDLTFTVFPASALAAATIALLNLLMIVFWFKETLNVKDRASSETKKIHPIIGVFTSQNREVVLYSLLYFVFVFAFSGFEFSINFYLSQFLKYSPAEIGFTFVYIGMIIVLIQGGVFRRLSGKVKETRLVRAGSLFLIVGFSLLYFVSNSYQLFIALTFLASGSALLHPSLSTLVSLVSNKEEQGTNLGMFRSLASLGRGLAPFAFCLIYFSKGPAISFLTSGCICLLFLLFIWKLKQPGHGHS; from the coding sequence ATGAATAAAATATCCTTCGTCCTATTCTTTACCGTCTTCATAGATATGATGGGGTTCTCCGTAATCTTCCCTATCTTCCCCGAAACGCTTAAAATCTTTCTCGCAAAATCCGGCGATCCCGTTCTCGACAAGTTTACGGACTTCACGAGAATTCTCATGGAAGCTTCTTCCGGAGATTGGTCCTTGTTCGTCGCTCTTTTCGGAGGAATCGTAGCGAGTCTTTATTCTTTGCTTCAGTTTGCGTTCGCTCCGATTTGGGGAAGAATTTCGGATCGTGTCGGTAGAAAGCCGGTCCTCGTTTTTACGAGCTTGGGAAGTTTTTTCGGCTATGCTGTTTGGCTTTTCTCGGGAAGTTTTTCGTTGTTCGTTTTTTCCAGAGTGATCACCGGGATGATGGGCGGAAATATTTCCGTAGCCTCCGCGGCGATGGCGGATATCACCAGCGAAAAGGATCGAGCCAAAGGAATGGGACTCATCGGCGCAGGCGTGGGTTTGGGTTTTATCGCGGGTCCTCCCACGGGCGGATTGTTTGCAAAGGCGGACTTGAGCTTTTTGGAACTTGCATTTCCCGATCTTACATTCACCGTGTTTCCAGCGTCGGCGCTTGCCGCGGCTACGATCGCGCTTTTGAATCTTCTTATGATCGTTTTCTGGTTTAAGGAAACTCTCAACGTAAAGGATCGCGCGTCTTCCGAAACGAAAAAGATTCATCCGATCATCGGAGTTTTTACTTCGCAAAACAGAGAAGTCGTTTTGTATTCCCTTCTCTATTTCGTTTTTGTTTTCGCGTTTTCCGGTTTCGAATTCTCGATCAATTTTTATCTGAGCCAATTCTTAAAGTACAGCCCCGCGGAAATTGGTTTTACCTTCGTTTATATCGGGATGATCATCGTTCTGATTCAAGGCGGAGTTTTTCGAAGACTTTCGGGAAAGGTAAAGGAAACAAGACTGGTTCGAGCCGGTTCGCTTTTTTTGATCGTAGGGTTTTCCCTTCTGTATTTCGTATCGAATTCGTATCAGCTTTTTATCGCGTTGACCTTCTTGGCCTCGGGAAGTGCGTTGTTACACCCTTCCCTTTCCACGTTAGTCTCTCTTGTATCGAATAAGGAAGAACAGGGAACCAATCTCGGAATGTTCCGCAGTTTGGCGTCTTTGGGACGGGGTCTTGCACCTTTTGCGTTCTGTTTGATTTATTTCAGCAAAGGCCCGGCGATTTCGTTCCTAACGTCTGGATGTATCTGTCTTTTGTTTTTATTGTTTATCTGGAAACTAAAACAACCCGGCCACGGACATTCTTAA
- a CDS encoding phasin-related domain-containing protein codes for MEKLLMDILNAGIALFQNGEGKIKQSLTELDKIYQELREKGEANQTDKANQVRELLNKTVQDATEILSNGGEGRQQALAKLQENFIRLSAEIESSIPDQFKAAAKNTLDELKHLLSKKQ; via the coding sequence TTGGAAAAGTTATTGATGGATATTCTAAACGCGGGAATCGCCCTATTTCAAAACGGTGAAGGGAAAATCAAACAGTCTCTAACCGAATTAGATAAGATCTACCAAGAGCTACGGGAAAAGGGAGAAGCGAACCAAACCGACAAAGCCAATCAGGTTCGGGAACTTCTCAACAAGACCGTTCAAGACGCCACGGAAATTCTTTCCAACGGCGGAGAAGGCAGACAACAAGCTCTTGCAAAACTTCAGGAGAATTTCATTCGTCTTTCCGCGGAGATAGAATCTTCCATTCCGGATCAATTCAAGGCCGCGGCGAAGAATACTCTCGACGAGTTGAAACACCTCTTGAGTAAAAAACAATAA